Proteins co-encoded in one Brassica rapa cultivar Chiifu-401-42 chromosome A02, CAAS_Brap_v3.01, whole genome shotgun sequence genomic window:
- the LOC103851164 gene encoding casein kinase 1-like protein HD16 isoform X2 produces the protein MPELRSGARRLRQPNPQVIDQAENIELPPQAATRRRGGGGGRGRGNAAKAAAPPRPTGRGRGIRLIDLEAEPCEVRPVVGEPVAADKGVAMEGGSPDKAVGVEEDPSSAPVPERVQVGNSPVYKTERKLGKGGFGQVFVGRRVSGGSDRIGADAIEVALKFEHRNSKGCNFGPPYEWQVYNTLNGCYGVPAVHHKGRQGDFYILVMDMLGPSLWDVWNSSGQSMSPNMVACIAVESISILEKFHMKGFVHGDVKPENFLLGQPGTADEKKLYLVDLGLASKWKDSHSGHHVEYDQRPDVFRGTIRYASVNAHLGRTGSRRDDLESLAYTLIFLLKGRLPWQGYQGDNKSFLVSKKKMSTSAELMCCFCPPPFKLFLEAVTNMKFDEEPNYAKLISIFDTLIEPSALSRPLRIDGALKVGQKRGRLLLNLEEDEQPKKKIRIGSPATQWISVYNSRRPMKQRYHYNVGDSRLDSHVQKGNEDGLLISCVASSVNLWALIMDAGTGFTSQVYELSTVFLHKEWIMEQWDKNYYISSIAGSDNGSSLVVMSKGTSYSQQSYKVSDSFPYKWINKKWKEDFHVTSMTTAGNRWGVIMSRNSGFSDQVVELDFLYPSDGIHRRWESGYRITSMAATADQAAFILSIPKRKLNDETQETLRTTAFPSTHVKDKWAKNLYIASICYGRTVC, from the exons ATGCCAGAGTTAAGAAGTGGAGCACGTAGATTGAGACAACCTAACCCTCAAGTGATTGACCAGGCGGAGAATATTGAGCTTCCTCCTCAAGCTGCAACAAGGAGaagaggtggtggtggtggtagagGAAGGGGAAACGCCGCGAAAGCCGCTGCACCTCCAAGACCAACTGGTAGGGGACGAGGCATCAGGCTAATAGATTTAGAGGCGGAGCCTTGTGAGGTTCGTCCAGTGGTAGGTGAACCGGTGGCTGCTGATAAGGGTGTCGCTATGGAAGGTGGTAGCCCGGATAAGGCAGTGGGTGTGGAAGAAGATCCCAGCTCAGCTCCTGTCCCGGAAAGG GTACAAGTTGGAAACTCCCCTGTTTACAAGACTGAGAGGAAGCTCGGTAAAGGAGGGTTTGGTCAAGTTTTTGTTGGTAGAAGAGTGAGTGGTGGCAGCGATAGGATTGGTGCAGATGCTATTGAG GTTGCTCTGAAATTTGAGCACAGAAATAGCAAAGGATGCAATTTTGGCCCACCTTACGAGTGGCAAGTGTACAA TACACTCAACGGTTGCTACGGAGTTCCTGCGGTACATCATAAGGGTCGTCAAGGAGATTTTTACATTCTT GTTATGGACATGCTTGGCCCCAGTCTCTGGGATGTTTGGAACTCTTCAGGGCAATC GATGTCTCCAAATATGGTAGCCTGCATTGCGGTTGAGTCCATTTCTATTCTTGAGAAATTTCATATGAAAGG GTTTGTCCACGGAGATGTGAAGCCTGAAAACTTTTTACTCGGTCAACCTGGAACAGCAGATGAGAAGAAACTCTACCTTGTTGATCTTGGTCTAG CATCAAAATGGAAAGATTCGCACTCCGGCCATCATGTTGAATATGATCAAAGACCTGATGTGTTCAG GGGAACAATAAGGTATGCAAGTGTTAATGCACATCTAGGTCGTACTGGAAGTCGAAGAGATGATCTAGAGTCATTGGCTTATACTTTAATTTTTCTCCTGAAGGGAAGATTACCATGGCAAGGTTACCAG gGTGATAACAAGAGCTTTCTTGTTTCCAAGAAAAAGATGTCAACTTCTGCTGAATTGATGTGCTGTTTTTGTCCACCACCGTTTAAGCTATTCCTAGAGGCAGTTACTAATATGAAGTTTGACGAGGAGCCCAACTATGCAAAGCTTATTTCGATTTTTGATACTTTAATTGAGCCATCTGCTTTATCTAGACCACTTAGAATTGATGGAGCTCTTAAG GTTGGGCAAAAACGAGGAAGGTTGCTTCTTAACTTGGAAGAGGATGAACAGCCGAAGAAGAAAATCAGAATAGGCAGTCCTGCTACTCAGTGGATCTCAGTCTATAACTCTCGTCGTCCCATGAAACAGAG ATATCACTACAATGTGGGAGACTCGAGGCTGGACTCGCACGTACAGAAGGGTAATGAAGATGGGCTTTTGATTAGCTGTGTAGCATCATCAGTTAATCTCTGGGCACTCATTATGGATGCTGGAACTGGATTCACTTCTCAAGTCTATGAACTGTCCACGGTCTTCCTCCACAAG GAGTGGATTATGGAACAGTGGGACAAGAACTACTATATAAGTTCGATAGCTGGTTCAGATAACGGGAGCTCGTTAGTTGTTATGTCAAAAGGAACTTCTTATAGTCAGCAGTCATACAAAGTCAGCGACTCGTTTCCATACAAGTGGATAAATAAGAAATGGAAAGAAGATTTTCATGTAACGTCTATGACAACTGCTGGTAATCGTTGGGGTGTGATAATGTCTAGAAACTCTGGCTTCTCTGATCAG GTGGTGGAGCTTGACTTTTTGTACCCAAGCGATGGAATACATAGGAGGTGGGAGAGTGGGTATAGAATAACATCAATGGCAGCAACTGCGGATCAAGCAGCTTTCATATTAAGCATACCAAAGCGTAAACTGAATGATGAAACTCAAGAGACTCTTCGTACTACTGCCTTTCCAAGTACTCATGTCAAG GACAAGTGGGCAAAAAATCTATACATTGCATCAATATGCTATGGCAGGACAGTGTGCTGA
- the LOC103851164 gene encoding casein kinase 1-like protein HD16 isoform X1, translating into MPELRSGARRLRQPNPQVIDQAENIELPPQAATRRRGGGGGRGRGNAAKAAAPPRPTGRGRGIRLIDLEAEPCEVRPVVGEPVAADKGVAMEGGSPDKAVGVEEDPSSAPVPERVQVGNSPVYKTERKLGKGGFGQVFVGRRVSGGSDRIGADAIEVALKFEHRNSKGCNFGPPYEWQVYNTLNGCYGVPAVHHKGRQGDFYILVMDMLGPSLWDVWNSSGQSLALFSSHHTFFFFCKIFSYDSCSLTCGRMSPNMVACIAVESISILEKFHMKGFVHGDVKPENFLLGQPGTADEKKLYLVDLGLASKWKDSHSGHHVEYDQRPDVFRGTIRYASVNAHLGRTGSRRDDLESLAYTLIFLLKGRLPWQGYQGDNKSFLVSKKKMSTSAELMCCFCPPPFKLFLEAVTNMKFDEEPNYAKLISIFDTLIEPSALSRPLRIDGALKVGQKRGRLLLNLEEDEQPKKKIRIGSPATQWISVYNSRRPMKQRYHYNVGDSRLDSHVQKGNEDGLLISCVASSVNLWALIMDAGTGFTSQVYELSTVFLHKEWIMEQWDKNYYISSIAGSDNGSSLVVMSKGTSYSQQSYKVSDSFPYKWINKKWKEDFHVTSMTTAGNRWGVIMSRNSGFSDQVVELDFLYPSDGIHRRWESGYRITSMAATADQAAFILSIPKRKLNDETQETLRTTAFPSTHVKDKWAKNLYIASICYGRTVC; encoded by the exons ATGCCAGAGTTAAGAAGTGGAGCACGTAGATTGAGACAACCTAACCCTCAAGTGATTGACCAGGCGGAGAATATTGAGCTTCCTCCTCAAGCTGCAACAAGGAGaagaggtggtggtggtggtagagGAAGGGGAAACGCCGCGAAAGCCGCTGCACCTCCAAGACCAACTGGTAGGGGACGAGGCATCAGGCTAATAGATTTAGAGGCGGAGCCTTGTGAGGTTCGTCCAGTGGTAGGTGAACCGGTGGCTGCTGATAAGGGTGTCGCTATGGAAGGTGGTAGCCCGGATAAGGCAGTGGGTGTGGAAGAAGATCCCAGCTCAGCTCCTGTCCCGGAAAGG GTACAAGTTGGAAACTCCCCTGTTTACAAGACTGAGAGGAAGCTCGGTAAAGGAGGGTTTGGTCAAGTTTTTGTTGGTAGAAGAGTGAGTGGTGGCAGCGATAGGATTGGTGCAGATGCTATTGAG GTTGCTCTGAAATTTGAGCACAGAAATAGCAAAGGATGCAATTTTGGCCCACCTTACGAGTGGCAAGTGTACAA TACACTCAACGGTTGCTACGGAGTTCCTGCGGTACATCATAAGGGTCGTCAAGGAGATTTTTACATTCTT GTTATGGACATGCTTGGCCCCAGTCTCTGGGATGTTTGGAACTCTTCAGGGCAATCGTTAGCACTCTTCTCCTCACACcacactttctttttcttttgcaagATTTTTTCATATGACTCATGTTCATTGACATGTGGCAGGATGTCTCCAAATATGGTAGCCTGCATTGCGGTTGAGTCCATTTCTATTCTTGAGAAATTTCATATGAAAGG GTTTGTCCACGGAGATGTGAAGCCTGAAAACTTTTTACTCGGTCAACCTGGAACAGCAGATGAGAAGAAACTCTACCTTGTTGATCTTGGTCTAG CATCAAAATGGAAAGATTCGCACTCCGGCCATCATGTTGAATATGATCAAAGACCTGATGTGTTCAG GGGAACAATAAGGTATGCAAGTGTTAATGCACATCTAGGTCGTACTGGAAGTCGAAGAGATGATCTAGAGTCATTGGCTTATACTTTAATTTTTCTCCTGAAGGGAAGATTACCATGGCAAGGTTACCAG gGTGATAACAAGAGCTTTCTTGTTTCCAAGAAAAAGATGTCAACTTCTGCTGAATTGATGTGCTGTTTTTGTCCACCACCGTTTAAGCTATTCCTAGAGGCAGTTACTAATATGAAGTTTGACGAGGAGCCCAACTATGCAAAGCTTATTTCGATTTTTGATACTTTAATTGAGCCATCTGCTTTATCTAGACCACTTAGAATTGATGGAGCTCTTAAG GTTGGGCAAAAACGAGGAAGGTTGCTTCTTAACTTGGAAGAGGATGAACAGCCGAAGAAGAAAATCAGAATAGGCAGTCCTGCTACTCAGTGGATCTCAGTCTATAACTCTCGTCGTCCCATGAAACAGAG ATATCACTACAATGTGGGAGACTCGAGGCTGGACTCGCACGTACAGAAGGGTAATGAAGATGGGCTTTTGATTAGCTGTGTAGCATCATCAGTTAATCTCTGGGCACTCATTATGGATGCTGGAACTGGATTCACTTCTCAAGTCTATGAACTGTCCACGGTCTTCCTCCACAAG GAGTGGATTATGGAACAGTGGGACAAGAACTACTATATAAGTTCGATAGCTGGTTCAGATAACGGGAGCTCGTTAGTTGTTATGTCAAAAGGAACTTCTTATAGTCAGCAGTCATACAAAGTCAGCGACTCGTTTCCATACAAGTGGATAAATAAGAAATGGAAAGAAGATTTTCATGTAACGTCTATGACAACTGCTGGTAATCGTTGGGGTGTGATAATGTCTAGAAACTCTGGCTTCTCTGATCAG GTGGTGGAGCTTGACTTTTTGTACCCAAGCGATGGAATACATAGGAGGTGGGAGAGTGGGTATAGAATAACATCAATGGCAGCAACTGCGGATCAAGCAGCTTTCATATTAAGCATACCAAAGCGTAAACTGAATGATGAAACTCAAGAGACTCTTCGTACTACTGCCTTTCCAAGTACTCATGTCAAG GACAAGTGGGCAAAAAATCTATACATTGCATCAATATGCTATGGCAGGACAGTGTGCTGA